The Hydrogenophaga crocea genome contains a region encoding:
- a CDS encoding benzoate/H(+) symporter BenE family transporter — MRFFRDLSLSAATAGFVAVLVGFTSSVAIVFQAAQAFGATPAQITSWMWALGLGMGLCSAIPSLILRQPVMVAWSTPGAAVLASAGLAGGFSMAEAIGAFLICGALITLAGATGWFERVMNRIPMAVAAALLAGVLARFGLQAFGAAQTALALVVLMLLVYLLARRLAPRYAVVFTLVAGVAQVLATGRFNAGALTLEWAVPVFTAPQFSVAAFTSLALPLFIVTMASQNLPGVAAIRAAGYDMPISRILTVTGIATLVLAPFGAFALNLSAITAAICMGPEAHPDRDKRYTAAVLCGVLYLAVGLVGALVTGMLIAFPRELVMAIAGIALLGSIGGGLHTALQDERHREAALITFLVTLSGVVIAGIGSAFWGVVAGALALFVQQYGVPQKPTRP, encoded by the coding sequence ATGCGCTTCTTCCGCGACCTCAGTCTGTCCGCCGCCACCGCGGGCTTCGTGGCCGTGCTCGTGGGCTTCACGAGCTCGGTGGCCATCGTCTTCCAGGCCGCCCAGGCCTTCGGCGCCACACCCGCGCAGATCACCTCGTGGATGTGGGCCCTGGGCCTGGGCATGGGCCTGTGCTCGGCCATTCCCTCGCTGATCCTGCGCCAACCCGTGATGGTGGCCTGGAGCACGCCCGGCGCGGCCGTGCTCGCGAGCGCGGGGCTGGCGGGCGGCTTCAGCATGGCCGAGGCCATCGGGGCCTTCCTGATCTGCGGCGCGCTCATCACACTCGCGGGCGCCACCGGCTGGTTCGAACGCGTGATGAACCGCATCCCCATGGCGGTCGCGGCGGCGCTGCTCGCGGGGGTGCTTGCGCGCTTTGGCCTGCAGGCCTTCGGCGCGGCACAGACCGCACTGGCGCTGGTGGTGCTGATGCTGCTGGTGTACCTGCTGGCGCGCCGCCTCGCGCCGCGCTACGCGGTGGTGTTCACGCTGGTGGCGGGTGTGGCGCAGGTGCTGGCCACGGGCCGTTTCAACGCGGGCGCGCTCACGCTCGAATGGGCCGTGCCGGTGTTCACCGCGCCGCAGTTCAGCGTCGCGGCCTTCACCAGCCTGGCGCTGCCGCTGTTCATCGTCACCATGGCCTCGCAGAACCTGCCAGGCGTGGCGGCGATCCGCGCCGCGGGCTACGACATGCCGATCTCGCGCATCCTCACGGTCACGGGCATTGCCACGCTGGTGCTTGCGCCCTTCGGCGCCTTCGCGCTCAACCTCTCGGCCATCACCGCGGCCATCTGCATGGGGCCCGAGGCGCACCCCGACCGCGACAAGCGCTACACCGCGGCCGTGTTGTGCGGCGTGCTGTACCTGGCCGTGGGGCTGGTGGGCGCGCTGGTCACGGGCATGCTGATTGCCTTTCCCCGCGAGCTCGTGATGGCGATCGCGGGCATTGCCCTGCTGGGCAGCATCGGCGGTGGCTTGCACACCGCGCTGCAGGACGAGCGGCACCGCGAGGCCGCGCTCATCACGTTTCTCGTCACGCTCAGCGGCGTGGTGATCGCCGGCATCGGATCGGCCTTTTGGGGGGTGGTGGCCGGTGCCCTCGCGCTCTTTGTGCAACAGTACGGCGTCCCCCAAAAACCCACCCGCCCATGA
- a CDS encoding potassium transporter Kup: MNSRAPSSLAALTLGAIGVVYGDIGTSVLYAVKEVFGSGHVPFTHDNVYGVLSILFWTLTTIVSLKYVLLVLRADNAGEGGLIAMLALAANAVHDKPALRRTLMAIGIFGTSLFYGDGVITPAISVLSAVEGLTVISPALHHYVVPLTLIVLFVLFAVQKRGTGGIGRYFGPITLLWFGAIAVLGVSHIVDHPEILGALSPHHALRFMVLQPGTTFIILGAVVLCVTGAEALYADLGHFGKKPIRLAWFSVVMPSLTLNYFGQGALLLADPSAVSNPFFRMAPAWALLPLVGLATLATVIASQALISGAFSVTKQAIQLGYLPRLNLRHTSVRDTGQIYIPFVNWALFTAIVLAVVMFKSSSNLASAYGIAVTLDMLITTVLTFFVIRYGWKYPLWLCVAATGVFFMIDLAFFSSNMLKLFQGGWFPLLIGGAVFTLMMTWKQGRELVSKAQHAEALELGGFLDAVFVDPPLRVPGVAVFLTAEPGIVPNALLHNLKHNKVLHEQNLFVTVRPHPVPWIGLSERLEVQPLGHDCWAVTIHYGFKNDPDVPAALEPLRLRGCELEPMTTSYFLSRDVVTPTLGSGMAPWREKLFASMHHNAAGAAAFLNLPTNAVIELGSKVEI; this comes from the coding sequence TTGAATTCCCGCGCTCCGTCTTCGCTGGCCGCCCTCACGCTCGGCGCCATCGGTGTGGTCTACGGCGACATCGGCACCAGCGTGCTGTACGCCGTCAAGGAGGTCTTCGGATCCGGCCACGTGCCCTTCACGCACGACAACGTGTATGGCGTGCTGTCCATCCTGTTCTGGACGCTCACCACCATCGTGTCGCTCAAGTACGTGCTGCTCGTGCTGCGCGCCGACAACGCGGGCGAGGGCGGACTGATCGCCATGCTCGCGCTGGCCGCGAACGCGGTGCACGACAAGCCCGCGCTGCGCCGCACCCTCATGGCCATCGGCATCTTCGGCACCTCGCTGTTCTATGGCGACGGCGTGATCACGCCCGCGATCTCGGTGCTCTCGGCCGTCGAAGGCCTGACCGTGATCTCGCCCGCGCTGCACCATTACGTGGTGCCGCTCACGCTGATCGTGCTGTTCGTGCTGTTCGCGGTGCAAAAGCGCGGCACCGGCGGCATCGGCCGCTACTTCGGGCCGATCACGCTGCTGTGGTTCGGCGCGATCGCGGTGCTCGGCGTGTCGCACATCGTCGACCACCCCGAGATCCTGGGCGCGCTCAGCCCGCACCACGCGTTGCGCTTCATGGTGCTGCAACCGGGCACCACCTTCATCATCCTGGGCGCGGTGGTGCTGTGCGTGACCGGCGCCGAAGCGCTGTATGCCGACCTCGGCCACTTCGGCAAGAAGCCGATCCGTCTGGCCTGGTTCTCGGTGGTGATGCCCTCGCTCACGCTCAACTACTTCGGCCAGGGCGCGCTGCTGCTGGCCGACCCCAGCGCGGTGAGCAACCCCTTCTTCCGCATGGCACCGGCCTGGGCGCTGCTGCCGCTCGTGGGCCTGGCCACGCTGGCCACGGTGATCGCGTCGCAGGCGCTGATCTCGGGCGCCTTCAGCGTGACCAAGCAGGCCATCCAGCTCGGCTACCTGCCGCGCCTGAACCTGCGCCACACCAGCGTGCGCGACACCGGGCAGATCTACATCCCGTTCGTGAACTGGGCGCTGTTCACCGCCATCGTGCTCGCGGTGGTGATGTTCAAATCCTCGAGCAACCTCGCGTCGGCCTACGGCATCGCGGTCACGCTCGACATGCTCATCACCACGGTGCTGACCTTCTTCGTCATCCGCTACGGCTGGAAGTACCCGCTGTGGCTGTGCGTGGCCGCCACCGGCGTGTTTTTCATGATCGACCTGGCCTTCTTCAGCTCGAACATGCTCAAGCTGTTCCAGGGCGGCTGGTTCCCGCTGCTGATCGGGGGCGCGGTGTTCACGCTCATGATGACCTGGAAGCAGGGCCGCGAACTGGTGTCCAAGGCCCAGCACGCCGAGGCGCTGGAGCTCGGCGGCTTCCTCGACGCGGTGTTCGTCGATCCGCCACTGCGCGTGCCCGGCGTGGCGGTGTTCCTCACGGCCGAACCGGGCATCGTGCCCAACGCGCTGCTGCACAACCTCAAGCACAACAAGGTGCTGCACGAGCAGAACCTGTTTGTCACCGTGCGGCCGCACCCGGTGCCCTGGATCGGCCTGAGCGAGCGGCTCGAGGTGCAGCCGCTGGGGCACGACTGCTGGGCCGTGACCATCCACTACGGCTTCAAGAACGACCCCGACGTGCCCGCGGCGCTCGAGCCCCTGCGCCTGCGCGGCTGCGAGCTCGAGCCCATGACCACGAGCTACTTCCTCTCGCGCGACGTGGTCACGCCCACGCTGGGCAGCGGCATGGCGCCCTGGCGCGAAAAACTGTTCGCGTCCATGCACCACAACGCGGCCGGTGCCGCGGCCTTCCTGAACCTGCCCACCAACGCGGTGATCGAGCTCGGCTCCAAGGTCGAGATCTGA
- the gshA gene encoding glutamate--cysteine ligase, whose translation MVPHLVTALTGPINELEQRILESTPVIERWFRLEWMEHTPPFYTSVDVRNAGFKLAPVDTNLFPGGWNHLTPEMIPLAVQAAMAAIEKICPEAKSLLLVPENVRDTFYLSNLATLQKIFYMAGLNVRLGSLSNEITAPTKIDLPDGSQVTLEPLQRGKRRLGLKNFDPCTIVLNTDLSAGVPGILEDLHEQYLLPPLHAGWPTRRKSTHFKAYEEVSKRFGKLLGMDPWLINPLFNQCGEVDFSSDAGLECLRSNTDALLTKVRRKYKEYGINEKPFVVVKADNGTGGMGIMTVRDVKDIDNLTPKARARMGTGQAGQTVTEVIIQEGVLTHERINSAVAEPVVYMMDRYVVGGFYRIHAERGEDENLNAPGSSFVPLAFEQSAQLPQPGVKPGASVPNRFYMYGVIGRLAMLAASYELEATDPEAENLD comes from the coding sequence ATGGTTCCCCACCTCGTCACCGCCCTCACGGGTCCGATCAACGAGCTCGAGCAGCGCATCCTCGAATCCACCCCGGTGATCGAGCGCTGGTTCCGGCTCGAATGGATGGAGCACACGCCGCCCTTCTACACCTCGGTGGACGTGCGCAACGCGGGCTTCAAGCTTGCGCCGGTGGACACCAACCTGTTCCCCGGCGGCTGGAACCACCTCACGCCCGAGATGATTCCGCTCGCGGTGCAGGCGGCCATGGCGGCGATCGAGAAGATCTGCCCCGAGGCCAAGAGCCTGCTGCTGGTGCCCGAGAACGTGCGCGACACCTTCTACCTGAGCAACCTGGCCACGCTGCAGAAGATCTTCTACATGGCCGGCCTCAACGTGCGGCTGGGTTCGCTGTCCAACGAGATCACCGCGCCCACGAAGATCGACCTGCCCGACGGCAGCCAGGTCACGCTCGAGCCGCTGCAGCGCGGCAAGCGCCGCCTCGGGCTCAAGAACTTCGACCCCTGCACCATCGTGCTCAACACCGACCTCTCGGCCGGTGTGCCCGGCATCCTCGAGGACCTGCACGAGCAGTACCTGCTGCCGCCGCTGCACGCGGGCTGGCCCACGCGCCGCAAGAGCACGCACTTCAAGGCCTATGAAGAGGTGTCCAAGCGCTTCGGCAAGCTGCTGGGCATGGACCCGTGGCTCATCAACCCGCTGTTCAACCAGTGCGGCGAGGTCGATTTTTCGTCCGACGCCGGCCTGGAATGCCTGCGCAGCAACACCGACGCGCTGCTCACCAAGGTGCGCCGCAAGTACAAGGAATACGGCATCAACGAAAAGCCGTTCGTGGTGGTCAAGGCCGACAACGGCACGGGCGGCATGGGCATCATGACCGTGCGCGACGTCAAGGACATCGACAACCTCACGCCCAAGGCGCGCGCGCGCATGGGCACGGGGCAGGCCGGCCAGACCGTCACCGAGGTCATCATCCAGGAAGGCGTGCTCACGCACGAGCGCATCAACAGCGCCGTGGCCGAGCCGGTCGTCTACATGATGGACCGCTACGTGGTGGGCGGCTTCTACCGCATCCATGCCGAGCGCGGCGAAGACGAGAACCTCAACGCGCCGGGCTCGAGCTTCGTGCCGCTGGCCTTCGAGCAGAGCGCGCAACTGCCGCAGCCCGGCGTCAAACCCGGCGCCAGCGTGCCCAACCGCTTCTACATGTACGGCGTGATCGGCCGCCTGGCCATGCTCGCGGCCAGCTATGAGCTCGAAGCCACCGACCCCGAGGCCGAGAACCTCGATTGA
- a CDS encoding acyltransferase family protein, with translation MHAGLAVGERSRSIDPELSVWLDLSRVVAAFFVYLGHAVILEVAPAALSLTWWRSADDAVIAFFVLSGFVIASTTRERPGDAAGYALARLSRVYSVAVPALLLVLLLDLAGRSLSPETYAGYAWQYEAIWRRLLMHWLFLGEGWLGVAQPFTAEPYWSLAYEVWYYLLFGVWTFVRGPARWAAAALVLLLMGPWVLMLLPMWWLGVALSRWLAATRLSPRAALALALACAGAYAAFVLSGARDALDAASRALYAAIGGALGRPFSGGSTVHVLPDAVVALLFAALVVAFAHLRWRWPARAARAVRWLAERSFSFYLIHFSLLVLARALGVHQAGWWGNAGVLAAVLLVTGLLAAVGESRRHLYRRAFAGLLAPWLARRPPRPAA, from the coding sequence ATGCACGCCGGGCTGGCGGTCGGCGAGCGCTCGCGGTCGATCGACCCCGAGCTGTCGGTCTGGCTCGACCTGTCGCGCGTGGTCGCGGCGTTTTTCGTCTACCTGGGGCACGCCGTGATCCTCGAGGTCGCCCCGGCCGCGCTCTCGCTCACCTGGTGGCGTTCGGCCGACGACGCCGTGATCGCCTTCTTCGTGCTTTCGGGCTTCGTGATCGCGTCCACCACGCGCGAGCGTCCGGGCGACGCCGCGGGTTACGCCCTGGCCCGGCTCTCGCGCGTGTACTCGGTGGCGGTCCCCGCGCTGCTGCTGGTGCTGCTGCTCGACCTCGCGGGCCGCTCGCTGTCGCCCGAGACCTACGCCGGCTACGCGTGGCAGTACGAGGCCATCTGGCGCCGGCTGCTGATGCACTGGCTGTTCCTGGGCGAGGGCTGGCTGGGCGTGGCCCAGCCCTTCACCGCCGAGCCTTACTGGTCGCTGGCCTACGAGGTCTGGTACTACCTGCTGTTCGGCGTCTGGACCTTCGTGCGCGGCCCCGCCCGCTGGGCCGCGGCGGCGCTGGTGCTGCTGCTCATGGGGCCCTGGGTGCTGATGCTGTTGCCGATGTGGTGGCTGGGCGTGGCGCTGAGCCGGTGGCTGGCGGCCACGCGGCTGTCGCCGCGCGCCGCGCTGGCCCTGGCGCTCGCGTGCGCCGGGGCGTACGCCGCCTTTGTGCTGTCGGGTGCGCGCGACGCGCTCGATGCGGCGTCGCGCGCGCTGTACGCCGCCATCGGTGGCGCGCTGGGCCGGCCTTTCAGCGGCGGCTCCACGGTGCACGTGCTGCCCGATGCGGTCGTGGCGCTGCTGTTCGCCGCCCTGGTGGTGGCCTTCGCCCACCTGCGCTGGCGCTGGCCCGCGCGCGCGGCGCGGGCCGTGCGCTGGCTGGCCGAGCGCAGCTTCAGCTTCTACCTGATCCACTTCTCGCTGCTGGTGCTGGCGCGCGCGCTCGGCGTGCACCAGGCCGGCTGGTGGGGCAACGCCGGGGTGCTGGCCGCGGTGCTGCTGGTCACCGGCCTGCTGGCCGCGGTGGGCGAAAGCCGGCGCCACCTGTACCGGCGCGCGTTCGCCGGGCTGCTGGCGCCCTGGCTGGCGCGCCGGCCGCCGCGGCCGGCGGCTTGA
- a CDS encoding RidA family protein gives MARTLISSGSTFEQEIGYSRAVVQGNWVFVSGTTGFDYSTMTIADGIEAQTEQCLRNIEAALQQAGAGLRDVVRVTYVLPDGSEFPKTWPVLRRFFGEIRPAAMMISAGLADPRMRIEIEVTALKGGGD, from the coding sequence ATGGCGCGCACGCTCATTTCCTCGGGCTCGACCTTCGAACAAGAGATCGGCTACTCGCGCGCCGTGGTGCAGGGCAACTGGGTGTTCGTCTCGGGCACCACGGGTTTCGACTACAGCACCATGACCATCGCCGACGGCATCGAGGCGCAGACCGAGCAGTGCCTGCGCAACATCGAGGCCGCGCTGCAACAGGCCGGCGCCGGCCTGCGCGACGTGGTGCGCGTGACCTACGTGCTGCCCGACGGCAGCGAATTCCCGAAGACCTGGCCCGTGCTGCGCCGCTTCTTCGGCGAGATCCGCCCCGCGGCCATGATGATCTCCGCCGGCCTGGCCGATCCGCGCATGCGCATCGAGATCGAGGTGACGGCGCTCAAGGGCGGCGGAGACTGA
- a CDS encoding DUF1304 domain-containing protein, whose product MFTLANAVVLLIALLHVYILVLEMFLWNTPRGRKAFGLTPEFAEQTRTLAANQGLYNGFLAAGLFWGLWLGPADGGVKVFFLLCVLVAGLYGAATASRRILFVQALPATLGLLCVYLGV is encoded by the coding sequence ATGTTCACCCTGGCCAACGCCGTCGTGCTGCTCATCGCGCTGCTGCACGTCTACATCCTGGTGCTCGAGATGTTCCTGTGGAACACGCCCCGGGGCCGCAAGGCCTTCGGCCTCACGCCCGAATTCGCCGAGCAGACGCGCACGCTCGCGGCCAACCAGGGCCTGTACAACGGTTTCCTGGCCGCGGGCCTGTTCTGGGGGCTCTGGCTGGGCCCGGCCGACGGCGGGGTGAAGGTGTTTTTCCTGCTGTGCGTGCTGGTGGCGGGGCTGTACGGCGCGGCCACGGCGAGCCGGCGCATCCTGTTCGTGCAGGCGCTGCCCGCCACGCTGGGCCTGCTCTGCGTCTACCTGGGGGTCTGA
- a CDS encoding GNAT family N-acetyltransferase encodes MAFAIHRGYLPGCIGRIAELHARYYAGASGFGLAFEAQVASELAAFCTRYEDGRDGLWLALLDGRVEASIAIDGRHAEREGAQLRWFIASDALRGRGVGRQLLGEALALCDARGYPRTRLWTFDQLLAARHLYEAHGFALARTERGAQWGTPVNEQLFVRERP; translated from the coding sequence ATGGCGTTCGCGATCCACCGCGGTTACCTGCCGGGCTGCATCGGCCGCATCGCCGAACTGCACGCCCGTTACTACGCCGGCGCCAGCGGCTTCGGCCTGGCCTTCGAGGCCCAGGTGGCGAGCGAGCTCGCGGCCTTCTGCACCCGCTACGAAGACGGCCGCGACGGCCTGTGGCTCGCGCTGCTGGACGGGCGCGTCGAGGCCTCGATCGCCATCGACGGCCGCCACGCCGAGCGCGAGGGCGCGCAGCTGCGCTGGTTCATCGCATCCGACGCGCTGCGGGGCCGGGGCGTGGGGCGGCAACTGCTCGGCGAGGCCTTGGCGCTGTGCGACGCGCGCGGCTACCCCCGCACGCGGCTGTGGACCTTCGATCAACTGCTGGCGGCGCGCCACCTCTACGAAGCGCACGGCTTCGCGCTGGCCCGCACCGAGCGCGGCGCGCAGTGGGGCACGCCGGTGAACGAGCAGCTGTTCGTGCGCGAGCGCCCCTGA
- a CDS encoding DUF6151 family protein gives MLRRVDLVHPLRCACGAVQGHIESPQVAGRAVCYCRDCQAFARFLERADTVLDARGGTEVVATRPRHVHFTQGVEQLRCMSLKPGGLLRWYTACCHTPIGNLPADPRVPYVGLVRTCLPGSKAELDAMFGPCEVAVNTQGASAPVRATPVATLFAVLKILRAAIPERLSGRYRQNPFRRADTGAPIVAPLVLSAEQRRTLRGEG, from the coding sequence ATGCTGCGCCGGGTCGATCTGGTTCACCCCCTGCGTTGCGCGTGTGGCGCGGTGCAGGGCCACATCGAATCGCCGCAGGTCGCGGGCCGCGCGGTCTGCTACTGCCGCGACTGCCAGGCCTTCGCGCGATTCCTCGAGCGCGCCGACACCGTGCTCGACGCGCGCGGCGGCACCGAGGTGGTGGCCACGCGGCCGCGCCACGTGCACTTCACCCAGGGTGTCGAGCAGCTGCGCTGCATGTCGCTCAAGCCCGGCGGCCTGCTGCGCTGGTACACCGCGTGCTGCCACACGCCCATCGGCAACCTGCCGGCCGACCCCCGGGTGCCCTATGTGGGTCTGGTGCGCACCTGCCTGCCGGGCAGCAAGGCCGAACTCGACGCCATGTTCGGCCCCTGCGAGGTGGCGGTGAACACCCAGGGGGCATCGGCGCCCGTGCGCGCCACGCCCGTGGCCACGCTGTTCGCGGTGCTCAAGATCCTGCGCGCGGCCATTCCCGAGCGGCTGAGCGGCCGCTACCGCCAGAACCCGTTCCGCCGCGCCGACACCGGCGCGCCCATCGTGGCGCCGCTGGTGCTGTCGGCCGAGCAGCGCCGCACCCTGCGCGGCGAGGGCTGA
- a CDS encoding glutamate-5-semialdehyde dehydrogenase, with product MNATNTTELMHTLGQQALAASRLMARASAATKGRALRRLAALLRESGAPLAAENAKDLERARANGLAEPMVDRLKLTPKVLETCAQGCEQLAAMPDIIGEVSGLKQMPSGIRVGQMRVPIGVFGMIYESRPNVTIEAASLAIKSGNAAILRGGSEAIDSNRALAALVQQALLEAGLPADAVQLVPTTDRAAVGQLIAMPQYVDVIIPRGGKGLIERISAEAKVPVIKHLDGNCHTYVDDPCDLALAVKVTDNAKTQKYSPCNATESLLVARGVAADFLPQIGAIFAAKGVEMRVCAGSRALLAGVAGAKLVDATEQDWFEEYLAPVISIKLVEGVDEAIAHINRYSSHHTDAILTTDHVHAQRFLREVDSASVMVNASTRFADGFEYGLGAEIGISTDKFHARGPVGVEGLTSLKYVVLGEGEVRG from the coding sequence ATGAACGCCACCAACACCACCGAACTCATGCACACCCTGGGCCAGCAGGCCCTGGCGGCTTCGCGCCTGATGGCGCGGGCCAGTGCGGCCACCAAGGGCCGCGCCCTGCGCCGCCTGGCCGCCCTGCTGCGCGAGAGCGGTGCGCCACTGGCGGCGGAGAACGCCAAAGACCTCGAACGCGCGCGCGCCAACGGCCTGGCCGAGCCCATGGTCGACCGGCTCAAGCTCACGCCCAAGGTGCTCGAGACCTGCGCCCAGGGTTGCGAGCAGCTCGCGGCCATGCCCGACATCATCGGCGAGGTCTCGGGCCTGAAGCAGATGCCCAGCGGCATCCGCGTGGGCCAGATGCGCGTGCCCATCGGCGTGTTCGGCATGATCTACGAGAGCCGACCCAACGTGACCATCGAGGCCGCCTCGCTCGCCATCAAGAGCGGCAACGCGGCCATCCTGCGCGGCGGCTCCGAGGCCATCGACTCGAACCGCGCGCTCGCGGCCCTGGTGCAGCAGGCGCTGCTCGAGGCCGGCCTGCCGGCCGACGCGGTGCAGCTCGTGCCCACCACCGACCGCGCCGCCGTGGGCCAGCTCATCGCCATGCCGCAGTACGTGGACGTGATCATTCCCCGTGGCGGCAAGGGCCTGATCGAGCGCATCAGCGCCGAGGCCAAGGTGCCCGTGATCAAGCACCTCGACGGCAACTGCCACACCTACGTCGACGACCCCTGCGACCTGGCCCTGGCGGTCAAGGTGACCGACAACGCCAAGACCCAGAAGTACAGCCCTTGCAACGCCACCGAGAGCCTGCTCGTGGCGCGCGGCGTGGCCGCCGATTTCCTGCCGCAGATCGGCGCGATCTTTGCGGCCAAGGGCGTGGAGATGCGCGTGTGCGCCGGGAGCCGGGCCCTGCTCGCGGGCGTGGCCGGTGCGAAACTGGTCGACGCCACCGAGCAGGACTGGTTCGAGGAATACCTCGCGCCGGTCATCAGCATCAAGCTGGTCGAGGGCGTGGACGAGGCCATCGCGCACATCAACCGCTACAGCAGCCACCACACCGACGCCATCCTCACCACCGACCACGTGCACGCGCAGCGCTTCCTGCGCGAGGTCGATTCCGCGAGCGTGATGGTCAACGCCAGCACGCGCTTCGCCGACGGCTTCGAGTACGGCCTGGGCGCCGAAATCGGCATCAGCACCGACAAGTTCCACGCCCGCGGCCCGGTGGGCGTGGAGGGCCTGACCTCGCTCAAGTACGTGGTGCTGGGCGAAGGCGAGGTGCGCGGCTGA